From a single Endozoicomonas euniceicola genomic region:
- the der gene encoding ribosome biogenesis GTPase Der produces MVPVIALVGRPNVGKSTLFNRLTRSRDALVANVAGLTRDRKYGEGKIGASPYIVVDTGGISGDEEGIDSVMAEQSLAAIQEADIVLFLVDARAGLTAADEMIADHLRKQNKRYHLVLNKTDSIDADQAEADFAVLGFGEAFHIAAVHGRGVRGMIDGVLEENKALNPEEFDEEYETETVKARGIKIGIVGRPNVGKSTLVNRLLGEDRVVVYDQAGTTRDSVYIPYERFGQEYTLIDTAGVRRRGKVHEIAEKFSVVKTLKAIEDANVVVLVVDAREGIVEQDLHMLGFVLDAGRAVVIAVNKWDGMKEEERKRVKEELSRRLEFINFARIHMISALHGTNVGHLYESIDEAYECATRKLSTNQLTRILEDAAKIHQPPMVRNRRIKLRYCHAGAMNPPTIIIHGNQTDEVPASYKRYLENTFRKVLKIMGTPIRIEFRTSENPYEDRKREHRKNTGEGRKVTHKRRTIEVSEKKLNKKKKKVQARRKGTS; encoded by the coding sequence ATGGTTCCTGTTATTGCTCTGGTGGGACGCCCCAATGTGGGTAAGTCCACCCTGTTTAATCGGCTGACACGCTCTCGTGATGCACTGGTGGCGAATGTCGCTGGTTTAACCCGTGACCGTAAATACGGTGAAGGAAAGATTGGTGCCAGTCCTTACATTGTTGTGGATACCGGCGGTATCAGTGGCGATGAGGAAGGCATTGACTCCGTTATGGCGGAGCAGTCCCTGGCGGCTATTCAGGAGGCAGATATCGTTCTGTTTCTGGTGGATGCCCGTGCGGGTCTGACGGCGGCGGATGAGATGATTGCTGACCATCTGCGTAAGCAGAATAAGCGTTATCATCTGGTACTCAACAAGACTGACAGCATTGATGCCGATCAGGCAGAAGCGGACTTTGCTGTTCTGGGATTCGGTGAGGCATTCCATATCGCAGCCGTTCACGGTCGTGGTGTGCGTGGCATGATTGATGGCGTACTGGAAGAGAACAAGGCGCTGAACCCGGAAGAGTTCGATGAAGAATACGAAACGGAAACGGTGAAAGCGCGCGGTATCAAAATTGGTATCGTCGGTCGCCCGAATGTGGGTAAATCAACCCTCGTTAACCGCCTGCTGGGTGAAGACCGTGTGGTGGTTTATGACCAGGCGGGTACTACTCGTGACAGTGTTTATATTCCTTATGAGCGTTTTGGACAGGAATACACCCTGATTGATACCGCCGGTGTGCGTCGTCGTGGCAAGGTGCATGAGATTGCCGAGAAGTTCTCGGTGGTCAAAACCCTGAAAGCCATCGAAGACGCCAACGTGGTGGTGCTGGTGGTGGATGCCAGGGAAGGGATTGTGGAGCAGGATCTGCACATGCTGGGCTTTGTTCTGGATGCCGGGCGTGCGGTGGTGATTGCAGTCAATAAGTGGGATGGCATGAAGGAAGAAGAGCGCAAGCGGGTGAAGGAAGAGTTGTCGCGCCGTCTTGAGTTTATCAACTTCGCCCGGATTCACATGATTTCCGCGCTGCATGGTACGAACGTTGGACACCTGTATGAGTCGATTGACGAAGCTTACGAGTGTGCCACTCGTAAGCTGTCTACAAACCAGTTGACCCGGATTCTGGAAGACGCGGCAAAAATTCATCAGCCGCCTATGGTGCGTAACCGCCGTATCAAGCTGCGTTACTGTCACGCAGGGGCAATGAACCCGCCAACGATTATTATTCATGGTAATCAGACGGATGAAGTGCCTGCTTCTTATAAGCGTTATCTGGAAAATACCTTCCGTAAAGTGCTGAAGATTATGGGAACGCCGATTCGTATTGAGTTCCGTACCAGCGAGAACCCTTATGAAGACCGTAAGCGTGAGCACCGGAAGAATACGGGGGAAGGCCGCAAGGTGACCCATAAGCGTCGTACCATTGAGGTCAGCGAGAAAAAGCTGAACAAGAAAAAGAAGAAGGTGCAGGCTCGCAGAAAAGGGACTTCCTGA
- a CDS encoding cupin domain-containing protein, with amino-acid sequence MNLFDNIPQSLPQELIEVLAEGKGVTIERIVSRGHVTPEAEWYDQDRDEWVVLLTGAASLKIEGKQELIQLSPGDALHLPAHLRHRVEWTDPDQDSLWIAVHFTPIN; translated from the coding sequence ATGAATCTGTTTGACAATATTCCCCAGTCATTACCGCAGGAATTGATCGAAGTTCTGGCTGAAGGCAAAGGGGTGACGATAGAGCGTATTGTTTCCAGAGGGCATGTGACGCCGGAAGCTGAGTGGTATGACCAGGATCGGGATGAGTGGGTGGTGTTGCTGACCGGGGCGGCGTCGCTGAAAATTGAAGGGAAGCAGGAGCTGATTCAGTTATCCCCCGGTGATGCCTTGCACCTGCCAGCCCATTTAAGGCACCGGGTAGAGTGGACCGATCCGGATCAGGATTCCTTGTGGATTGCAGTCCATTTTACCCCCATAAACTAA